A genome region from Bacillaceae bacterium IKA-2 includes the following:
- a CDS encoding TraB/GumN family protein codes for MRKYLTILAFVLILFASLIGCTEKSDQQIVEVSDGAKAVFFEVANEGNTVYLLGSIHVGKSDMYPLQGKIEEAYASSSHLAVEVNINDISELEMIQHISELGLYLDGSTLKDHIDSDLYDELLALLNEYGMQENEVSIFKPWLVTQMVEAILAEQQGYSTDLGIDQYFLTKAAEDEKKIISLETVEEQLNLLAMLSADSQEKLLHSSVFEQAENEAMINDLVTKWIDGDIAGLAELRKIDEDEPEDYLEFYNAFTDERDKKMAQKIDGFLQNESSETYFVVVGALHLVGENSIVDVLKSKGYDVKMIFTNK; via the coding sequence ATGAGAAAATATCTAACTATACTAGCCTTTGTTTTAATATTATTTGCAAGTTTAATAGGGTGTACAGAAAAATCTGATCAGCAAATAGTTGAAGTTTCTGATGGTGCCAAAGCTGTTTTTTTTGAAGTAGCTAATGAGGGAAATACGGTTTATTTACTTGGTTCAATTCATGTTGGCAAGTCAGACATGTATCCATTGCAGGGAAAAATTGAAGAGGCATATGCTAGCTCAAGTCACTTAGCAGTTGAGGTCAATATTAACGATATTAGTGAATTAGAGATGATCCAGCATATAAGCGAATTAGGTTTGTATCTGGACGGTTCGACCTTAAAAGATCATATAGATAGTGATCTATATGATGAACTGCTTGCTCTATTAAATGAATATGGGATGCAAGAAAATGAGGTCTCAATATTTAAACCGTGGCTAGTTACTCAAATGGTCGAAGCGATACTGGCCGAACAGCAAGGTTATTCAACGGACTTAGGTATTGACCAGTATTTCTTAACAAAAGCAGCAGAAGATGAAAAAAAGATCATCAGTTTAGAAACGGTAGAAGAACAATTAAACTTGTTGGCAATGTTAAGTGCAGATTCCCAAGAAAAACTATTACATTCGAGTGTATTTGAGCAAGCTGAAAATGAAGCTATGATTAATGATTTAGTAACAAAGTGGATCGATGGTGATATAGCTGGGCTCGCAGAGTTGCGTAAAATTGATGAAGATGAGCCTGAAGACTATCTTGAATTTTACAATGCCTTTACTGACGAACGAGACAAGAAAATGGCTCAGAAAATTGATGGTTTCTTACAGAATGAATCCTCTGAAACGTATTTTGTCGTTGTCGGTGCGCTCCATTTAGTTGGAGAGAATAGTATTGTTGATGTATTAAAATCAAAAGGTTATGATGTTAAAATGATTTTTACAAACAAATGA
- a CDS encoding DUF4190 domain-containing protein, translating into MVEKANTNRKAVEALTLGILSIFIPVVGILLGIIGITFSVIAKKEIEKTNEDGRNYATSGMICSIVGVTIQLFFVVVGIVSLYSGPIA; encoded by the coding sequence ATGGTAGAGAAGGCTAATACAAATAGAAAGGCAGTGGAAGCTTTAACTCTTGGTATTCTTTCAATATTTATACCTGTGGTAGGAATATTACTTGGTATTATTGGAATTACCTTTTCAGTAATCGCAAAGAAAGAAATCGAGAAAACAAATGAGGATGGAAGAAACTATGCGACATCGGGAATGATTTGTAGCATAGTTGGGGTTACAATCCAGCTCTTCTTTGTTGTAGTAGGTATCGTTTCGTTGTACTCGGGACCGATTGCATAG
- a CDS encoding tyrosine-type recombinase/integrase: MSRYFLYIRTYIGGIYVAIIKRISNRVGINNMIHPHQLRDSYATHLLNNGASIDVIQSLLGHEKSETTRIYAQLSGRLRQELYRKYF, from the coding sequence ATGAGTCGATACTTCCTTTATATAAGAACTTATATTGGAGGGATTTATGTTGCTATCATCAAACGCATTTCAAATCGTGTTGGTATTAATAATATGATACACCCTCATCAACTTCGGGATAGTTATGCCACTCATTTGTTAAATAATGGAGCGTCGATTGATGTCATTCAAAGTTTACTTGGTCATGAAAAAAGTGAAACAACAAGGATATATGCCCAACTGAGCGGAAGACTGCGCCAAGAACTTTATAGGAAGTATTTTTAA
- the istA gene encoding IS21 family transposase, with product MDKWQMYMEIQQLLKQGFSKSKVAGKLGVSRTTVYRYLKSTPSDMSEWVVQLESRRKKLDPFKELILSWLYSHPDMTAAQVYDWLQEKKQVKDVSESTVRAYVRELRLSYDISKETTMRDYEAVAELPMGEQIQVDFGQTVQKTIVGKTVRLYFIAFVLSHSRYKYKEWVDRPFTTKDVIRTHENAFQYFAGIPRELVYDQDALLVVSENGGDLILTKEFQAYKEDRKLTIWVCRKADPETKGKIENMVGFVKVNFSKHRIFQNIDKWNEDGLAWLKRTGNYKIHNTTKKRPCEVFLLEKQHLRPVSTATGSLPAGSQTKLQSIITRTVRKDNTIWYKSNRYSVPLGTFEKYPEVAISEVDDAYLMIVEVDTGEIFAKHKLSVAKGELIQDRQHTRDRTKGVTAYIQSVAEKFENTDMALSFLETIKSAFPRYIRDQLQLISKEIKCHEQSIINEALKECVNRKLFCATDFIDMVQYLDRQRQMIVTPPTDNDETTKILHENNQSLVNTKPATRDINDYLSVLAGDV from the coding sequence GTGGATAAGTGGCAAATGTATATGGAAATTCAGCAATTACTAAAGCAAGGATTCAGTAAATCGAAAGTAGCTGGAAAGTTAGGGGTTTCAAGAACAACGGTTTATCGCTATTTAAAAAGTACGCCAAGTGACATGAGTGAATGGGTGGTTCAACTTGAAAGTAGAAGAAAAAAGCTAGACCCATTCAAAGAATTGATCCTTTCGTGGTTGTATTCACATCCTGATATGACAGCTGCCCAGGTTTATGATTGGCTACAAGAAAAGAAACAGGTAAAAGATGTTTCTGAAAGTACAGTAAGAGCCTATGTAAGAGAGTTACGACTATCATATGATATTTCTAAAGAAACAACTATGCGTGATTATGAAGCCGTGGCAGAGTTACCGATGGGCGAACAAATTCAAGTAGATTTTGGACAAACAGTTCAAAAGACAATCGTGGGAAAAACGGTCAGACTTTATTTCATAGCTTTTGTTCTATCCCACTCTAGATACAAATACAAAGAATGGGTGGATCGGCCTTTCACCACCAAAGATGTTATACGTACCCATGAAAATGCCTTTCAATATTTTGCTGGAATTCCTAGGGAACTCGTTTATGATCAAGATGCGCTTCTTGTCGTTAGCGAAAATGGAGGTGATTTAATTCTAACAAAAGAGTTTCAAGCGTACAAAGAAGATCGGAAGTTAACGATTTGGGTTTGTCGTAAAGCAGATCCAGAGACAAAGGGAAAAATTGAAAATATGGTAGGTTTTGTGAAAGTGAACTTTTCCAAACATCGGATATTTCAAAATATTGATAAATGGAATGAAGATGGGTTAGCGTGGCTGAAGCGTACGGGTAATTATAAGATTCATAACACAACAAAAAAAAGACCGTGCGAAGTGTTTCTCCTTGAAAAGCAACACTTACGACCAGTCTCAACGGCTACTGGCAGTTTACCTGCAGGTAGTCAAACTAAACTCCAATCTATTATAACAAGGACGGTTCGAAAGGACAATACGATTTGGTATAAATCTAATCGCTACTCAGTTCCTCTCGGAACATTTGAAAAGTATCCAGAAGTAGCAATATCTGAAGTCGACGATGCCTATTTAATGATCGTTGAAGTTGACACAGGGGAAATATTTGCGAAACATAAACTGTCTGTTGCAAAAGGAGAATTAATTCAAGATCGACAACATACGCGTGATCGAACAAAAGGGGTTACAGCTTATATACAGTCAGTAGCAGAAAAATTCGAAAATACAGATATGGCACTCTCTTTTCTAGAAACGATTAAATCAGCGTTTCCGCGATACATTAGGGATCAACTCCAGCTGATATCAAAAGAAATAAAATGTCATGAGCAGTCAATTATTAATGAAGCTTTAAAAGAATGTGTTAACCGGAAACTATTTTGTGCAACAGATTTTATCGATATGGTTCAGTACCTTGACCGACAACGACAAATGATTGTTACACCTCCAACTGATAACGATGAAACAACTAAAATACTTCATGAAAACAACCAATCGTTAGTGAATACGAAACCAGCAACCAGAGATATAAATGATTATTTGTCAGTATTGGCAGGTGATGTTTGA
- the istB gene encoding IS21-like element helper ATPase IstB — protein sequence MSQFAQVQELLKTLRLSETSTSITRLIKEAESNEVSYTSFLLTILTFEQKRREEKQTEKRLKWATFPYHKTMIDFNLDEQRSLSKKQFNQLKELTWVEQLYNIILLGPPGAGKTLLAIGLGIEAINRGYKVSFISMGDLIHTLKTEEITRKSQTRMSRIRNSNLVIIDDLMFMAMDQREANLFFHLINYLYNNASIILTSNKAPSDWGELMGDSSITAAILDRIIHRAEVIHLDNDSYRMKHRSSIFGGESVQS from the coding sequence ATGAGTCAGTTTGCACAAGTGCAGGAGTTATTAAAGACACTCCGATTATCGGAAACATCTACTAGTATAACAAGACTAATTAAAGAAGCAGAATCAAACGAAGTTTCCTATACATCATTTCTACTAACGATATTAACATTTGAACAAAAGCGCCGGGAAGAAAAACAAACAGAAAAACGCTTAAAATGGGCTACATTTCCGTATCATAAAACGATGATCGACTTTAATCTTGATGAACAGAGATCATTAAGTAAAAAACAGTTTAATCAATTAAAAGAGCTAACATGGGTAGAGCAGCTGTACAACATTATTTTATTGGGACCGCCAGGTGCAGGGAAAACTTTATTAGCAATAGGATTAGGGATTGAGGCAATCAACCGCGGATATAAAGTTTCGTTTATTTCTATGGGTGATTTAATCCATACGTTAAAAACAGAAGAAATCACTCGAAAGTCACAGACTAGAATGAGCAGAATTAGAAATTCAAATTTAGTGATTATTGATGATCTTATGTTTATGGCAATGGATCAACGTGAAGCCAACCTATTTTTCCATTTAATAAACTATTTATATAATAATGCTTCTATTATACTCACATCAAATAAGGCCCCAAGTGATTGGGGCGAGTTGATGGGCGATTCAAGTATTACAGCAGCCATTTTAGATAGGATCATTCACCGAGCTGAAGTTATTCACTTAGATAATGACAGTTATCGAATGAAGCACCGATCTTCCATTTTTGGTGGAGAAAGTGTTCAAAGTTAA
- a CDS encoding DUF5412 domain-containing protein codes for MPKKKMIINLLILFGILAYGIYWVFFDWSRFKQELITQSTSSNGTYTINAYLANGGATVSYAVLGELVFNKKNKRSKKIYWQYREENALIEWIDDNTVIINDVQLKLPHETYDYRRGIK; via the coding sequence ATGCCAAAAAAGAAAATGATTATAAATTTATTAATATTATTTGGTATATTAGCATACGGAATTTATTGGGTATTCTTTGATTGGAGTAGGTTTAAACAAGAATTAATAACACAATCTACTTCTTCTAATGGAACATATACTATAAATGCTTATTTAGCGAATGGCGGTGCAACCGTTTCGTATGCAGTTCTGGGGGAATTAGTTTTTAATAAAAAAAATAAAAGGTCAAAGAAAATATATTGGCAATATAGAGAGGAAAACGCATTAATAGAATGGATAGATGATAATACAGTAATTATAAATGATGTACAATTGAAATTACCGCATGAAACTTATGATTATAGAAGAGGGATAAAATAA
- a CDS encoding IS110 family transposase, which yields MKYKMQNKQNQLIERISDSHLIVGVDIAQQLHVARAVNFRGIVVGDPLSFENNDEGFNRLKEWIDKLKMKNNLHSTIVGMEPTGHYWTNLSRWLLKQNIEAVTVNPYLVKRNKENRDNTQSKSDIKDALVIADMVKNGYYSFVHPTPESFEKLRVLMSNRDVVVKRMVSTVNQINRWVDIVFPELREVFKNVTCKGAIATLRLFPTPGELNSLDPQGIVNGWKSVMKRQPGFQKARLLSELAKRSIGSHQALDAYKFHLTQLLEEYDLASTQLEKVENEVTEVLNQIPYAMKLLALKGISEISLAGILGESGDLSGFTHGNALLRHAGLHLVEASSGKWKGQIVISKRGRSRLRRFLYLATMSLVVNNLEFKELHYNNVHVKKMKRMKSIMKLIGKFSRILVVMARKNEHYSPEKVQLLTSVVA from the coding sequence ATGAAGTATAAAATGCAAAACAAACAAAATCAATTGATTGAAAGAATTTCAGACAGCCATCTCATTGTTGGTGTAGATATTGCCCAACAACTTCACGTGGCCCGTGCAGTAAATTTCCGCGGCATCGTTGTAGGAGATCCACTATCTTTTGAAAATAATGATGAAGGATTTAATAGATTAAAAGAATGGATCGACAAACTAAAAATGAAAAACAACTTACATTCAACCATTGTTGGGATGGAGCCCACAGGACATTACTGGACTAACCTGTCTAGGTGGTTATTAAAACAAAACATAGAAGCTGTAACCGTAAACCCTTATTTGGTCAAAAGGAATAAAGAAAATCGCGATAATACCCAGTCAAAAAGTGATATTAAAGATGCCTTAGTTATCGCTGATATGGTGAAGAATGGATACTATTCCTTTGTTCATCCAACTCCGGAATCCTTCGAGAAGCTCCGAGTCCTCATGTCCAACCGGGACGTTGTCGTTAAGCGTATGGTCAGTACAGTTAACCAAATCAACCGCTGGGTAGATATCGTTTTTCCTGAACTCCGAGAAGTGTTCAAAAACGTGACATGTAAAGGAGCAATTGCGACTCTTCGGTTATTTCCTACTCCCGGAGAATTGAATAGCTTAGACCCACAGGGAATTGTTAATGGTTGGAAATCCGTGATGAAGAGGCAACCGGGATTCCAGAAAGCGCGTCTACTATCTGAATTGGCTAAACGTTCTATCGGCAGCCATCAAGCACTAGATGCGTATAAATTTCACTTAACACAATTACTAGAGGAATACGACCTAGCTTCAACACAACTTGAAAAAGTTGAAAACGAAGTCACTGAGGTTCTTAACCAAATTCCTTATGCCATGAAATTACTTGCCCTTAAAGGGATTAGTGAAATCTCACTAGCTGGCATATTAGGCGAATCTGGTGACCTAAGTGGATTCACTCATGGTAATGCTTTACTACGTCATGCGGGTCTTCACCTAGTTGAAGCGAGCTCTGGCAAGTGGAAAGGACAAATTGTTATTTCTAAACGAGGAAGGTCTAGATTAAGGCGTTTCCTCTACTTAGCAACAATGAGTCTTGTCGTAAACAATCTCGAGTTCAAAGAACTTCACTACAACAATGTTCATGTCAAAAAAATGAAGAGAATGAAATCTATCATGAAACTGATTGGTAAATTTTCAAGAATATTGGTAGTTATGGCACGTAAGAATGAACACTATAGTCCAGAAAAAGTACAACTTTTAACTTCAGTGGTAGCATAA
- a CDS encoding helix-turn-helix transcriptional regulator, which translates to MELISEHTKLIRTEQDYTQYKMSEILGISKKTLVQIEKGRNTASWTTIVAVCALFNHSRVLLSVLGDDPVEFVKLVGLRSGGNQKIKTFGGKVWWKEVKIVGTFKIQQNLISHHYRIIDEENYRYIYTFDLAIAEKRLQELNEM; encoded by the coding sequence ATAGAACTGATTTCAGAGCATACAAAGTTAATCCGAACAGAGCAAGATTATACCCAATATAAAATGTCTGAAATCCTTGGGATATCGAAGAAAACCCTTGTTCAAATTGAAAAAGGTAGGAATACTGCAAGTTGGACAACGATTGTTGCCGTATGTGCTTTGTTCAATCATAGTAGGGTTTTGTTATCTGTGCTCGGTGATGACCCTGTTGAATTTGTGAAATTAGTAGGATTACGAAGTGGTGGCAACCAGAAGATTAAGACATTTGGAGGGAAAGTTTGGTGGAAAGAAGTGAAAATCGTAGGGACATTTAAAATACAACAAAATTTGATTAGTCACCATTATCGAATCATTGATGAAGAAAATTACCGATATATCTACACATTTGATTTGGCGATAGCAGAAAAACGTTTGCAGGAGTTAAACGAAATGTAA